From Malus sylvestris chromosome 1, drMalSylv7.2, whole genome shotgun sequence:
AATCTCTGCTAGGTAGTTGTCTAACAGCTTACTAACAGCGATTTTACCAGTCTTCTGTTGCTGTTCTTGCTGCTCATGCATCAAGAAATATTCCACAATCCGTTGCACAACTTCAATGTCATGCATCATGCATTCTTCAGGTGAACTGTACTATAATTAACAAGAACATGAAGGTTGGTTACGCCGGAAAGATTGTTCTGTAAGTATCTCTCCAATTCGTAATAAATAAAGAATGTAGAATACTCACTTAGCCAGTTTCCCTTGATCTGCATTATAGTAACTAGGAATCAGCAGATCGTTCACATTGGCATCTTTCAACATCATCCCTGCTCTTTTTTCAAGCTCTGAAATCAACGCTGGCGATGCAGAGTACAGCATGGCCAACTTTAACATCTGCAATAAGAACTTACATGGAAGAGCCTCGTTTTGAGGAGGTAGGATGCTTACTAGGCTTTCAATAATTGCTTTTTGCTCCTTGATATATTCGTAACCCCCGTCTTCCTTCCTCCTACTCAATATACTGAACCGCAGGTCATTCTTTCCAAGTTCATATGCTCTTAGTCCTTCAAACTCCACATCCATGCCTGTCAACCATCTTTCTGCATAGCGCATAATACATTTACCTACAAACGCTGGTCTGGTACTCTTTGCCTTTATTGCTGTTATAGTCCTCATGAAATGATCTATTCGAAAGGTAGCCACTTCGTTAAACCACCAGCCTTCTTGACCATCTGCATCCCCAATTACGTTCTCTCTGGAAGCCTTCCAAGCAATTGTGTCGCAGCAGCGTCTGACAATTTGAAGATTTTCAGCCCATGGAGATAGAGTTTCACAAGATTTGAGCACAGAAACGGTGTCTTTCCATGAAGAAAGGACTACAAGTGTGAGGAAAGATTCAGTCTTAGAAATGAGATTTCCATCTTGAATTTCTTCAGTCATTTCAAGAAATTCCGAGGCGCATCTTAGCGGAGCTATATTGTTAGGGTTTAAGCCCACTGGAAGACCGTAACAGAATTTTAAAATGAGTTCAAAGGTTTCTGATCCACCGGGGAAGTTTTGAAGCTCGAGCTCATAACCGAAGTTTGAATGTGAAGGATGAAATTCCAGTCGACCTATGTAGCCACATTTTGATAGCAAGGGATACTGCAAAA
This genomic window contains:
- the LOC126583321 gene encoding BTB/POZ domain-containing protein DOT3-like isoform X1 is translated as MLFHPNLSSATPYTSGQKMNKSLNPPQIPEVDHEGTKRVLVPSKHITLAATFEQKQHSWFIDSHVPTDLTIQVEGVAFNVHKYPLLSKCGYIGRLEFHPSHSNFGYELELQNFPGGSETFELILKFCYGLPVGLNPNNIAPLRCASEFLEMTEEIQDGNLISKTESFLTLVVLSSWKDTVSVLKSCETLSPWAENLQIVRRCCDTIAWKASRENVIGDADGQEGWWFNEVATFRIDHFMRTITAIKAKSTRPAFVGKCIMRYAERWLTGMDVEFEGLRAYELGKNDLRFSILSRRKEDGGYEYIKEQKAIIESLVSILPPQNEALPCKFLLQMLKLAMLYSASPALISELEKRAGMMLKDANVNDLLIPSYYNADQGKLANSPEECMMHDIEVVQRIVEYFLMHEQQEQQQKTGKIAVSKLLDNYLAEIAGDPNLSITKFHVLAELLPENARTCDDGLYRATDTYLKTHPTLPEHDRRRLCRIMNCDKLSLDACTHVALNDRLPMRTIVQVLFSEQVKMRTVMQEKESPSGENSEQHGNHSSTDAETKNLKAELENVKMKMAELQSDYSELQHKYERIISNKQKNVSGWSLGWRKIKNSFHTKVEENETGDNQQRTNAARRRTTFIRRSSIS
- the LOC126583321 gene encoding BTB/POZ domain-containing protein DOT3-like isoform X2; the encoded protein is MLFHPNLSSATPYTSGQKMNKSLNPPQIPEVDHEGTKRVLVPSKHITLAATFEQKQHSWFIDSHVPTDLTIQVEGVAFNVHKYPLLSKCGYIGRLEFHPSHSNFGYELELQNFPGGSETFELILKFCYGLPVGLNPNNIAPLRCASEFLEMTEEIQDGNLISKTESFLTLVVLSSWKDTVSVLKSCETLSPWAENLQIVRRCCDTIAWKASRENVIGDADGQEGWWFNEVATFRIDHFMRTITAIKAKSTRPAFVGKCIMRYAERWLTGMDVEFEGLRAYELGKNDLRFSILSRRKEDGGYEYIKEQKAIIESLVSILPPQNEALPCKFLLQMLKLAMLYSASPALISELEKRAGMMLKDANVNDLLIPSYYNADQGKLANSPEECMMHDIEVVQRIVEYFLMHEQQEQQQKTELLPENARTCDDGLYRATDTYLKTHPTLPEHDRRRLCRIMNCDKLSLDACTHVALNDRLPMRTIVQVLFSEQVKMRTVMQEKESPSGENSEQHGNHSSTDAETKNLKAELENVKMKMAELQSDYSELQHKYERIISNKQKNVSGWSLGWRKIKNSFHTKVEENETGDNQQRTNAARRRTTFIRRSSIS